A stretch of the Vigna angularis chloroplast DNA, complete sequence genome encodes the following:
- the rbcL gene encoding ribulose biphosphate carboxylase has translation MSPQTETKASVGFKAGVKDYKLTYYTPDYETKDTDILAAFRVTPQPGVPPEEAGAAVAAESSTGTWTTVWTDGLTSLDRYKGRCYHIEPVAGEENQYIAYVAYPLDLFEEGSVTNMFTSIVGNVFGFKALRALRLEDLRIPTAYIKTFQGPPHGIQVERDKLNKYGRPLLGCTIKPKLGLSAKNYGRAVYECLRGGLDFTKDDENVNSQPFMRWRDRFLFCAEAIYKSQAETGEIKGHYLNATAGTCEEMMKRAIFARELGVPIIMHDYLTGGFTANTSLAHYCRDNGLLLHIHRAMHAVIDRQKNHGMHFRVLAKALRLSGGDHVHSGTVVGKLEGEREITLGFVDLLRDDFVEKDRSRGIYFTQDWVSLPGVLPVASGGIHVWHMPALTEIFGDDSVLQFGGGTLGHPWGNAPGAVANRVALEACVKARNEGRDLAREGNEIIREASKWSPELAAACEVWKEIKFEYEAMDTLD, from the coding sequence ATGTCACCACAAACAGAGACTAAAGCAAGTGTTGGGTTCAAAGCTGGTGTTAAAGATTATAAATTGACTTATTATACTCCTGACTATGAAACCAAAGATACTGATATCTTGGCAGCATTCCGAGTAACTCCTCAACCTGGAGTTCCACCTGAAGAAGCAGGTGCTGCGGTAGCCGCCGAATCTTCTACTGGTACATGGACAACTGTGTGGACCGATGGGCTTACCAGTCTTGATCGTTACAAAGGACGATGCTATCACATCGAACCTGTTGCTGGGGAAGAAAATCAATATATTGCTTACGTAGCTTATCCCTTAGACCTTTTTGAAGAAGGTTCTGTTACTAACATGTTTACTTCTATTGTCGGTAATGTATTTGGGTTCAAGGCACTGCGTGCTCTACGTCTGGAGGATTTGCGAATCCCAACCGCTTATATTAAAACTTTCCAAGGTCCGCCTCATGGCATCCAAGTTGAGAGAGATAAATTGAACAAGTATGGTCGTCCCCTATTAGGATGTACTATTAAACCTAAATTGGGGTTATCCGCTAAGAATTATGGTAGAGCTGTTTATGAATGTCTTCGTGGGGGACTTGATTTTACCAAAGATGATGAAAATGTTAATTCCCAACCATTTATGCGTTGGAGAGACCGTTTCTTATTTTGTGCTGAAGCGATTTATAAATCACAGGCTGAAACAGGTGAAATCAAAGGGCATTACTTGAATGCAACTGCGGGTACATGCGAAGAAATGATGAAAAGAGCTATATTTGCCAGAGAATTAGGTGTTCCTATCATAATGCATGATTATTTAACAGGGGGATTCACTGCAAATACTAGCTTGGCTCATTATTGCCGAGATAATGGTCTACTTCTTCATATACATCGTGCAATGCATGCAGTTATCGACAGACAAAAGAATCATGGTATGCACTTTCGTGTATTAGCTAAAGCATTACGTTTGTCTGGTGGAGATCATGTCCACTCCGGTACCGTAGTAGGTAAACTTGAAGGGGAAAGAGAAATCACTTTAGGTTTTGTTGACTTACTGCGTGATGATTTTGTTGAAAAAGATCGAAGTCGTGGTATTTATTTCACTCAGGATTGGGTTTCTCTACCAGGTGTTCTGCCTGTTGCTTCGGGAGGTATTCACGTTTGGCATATGCCTGCTCTGACCGAAATCTTTGGAGATGATTCCGTACTTCAATTTGGCGGAGGAACTTTAGGACACCCTTGGGGAAATGCACCAGGTGCTGTAGCTAATCGAGTAGCTCTTGAAGCATGTGTGAAGGCTCGAAATGAAGGACGTGATCTTGCTCGTGAAGGTAATGAAATTATCCGTGAGGCTAGCAAATGGAGTCCTGAATTAGCTGCTGCTTGCGAAGTATGGAAGGAGATCAAATTTGAATACGAAGCAATGGATACTTTGGATTAA
- the matK gene encoding maturase K has translation MEQYKAYLELHRSRYQDILYPLFFRESIYGLAYRHESFFLENVDYNNNFSLLIVKRLSTRMYQQTHFILFVNDSKKNTFVGYNYHFYSQIILEGFGIVVEILFSLQLFSSSLRGLEIVKSYTNLQSIHSIFPFFEDKLIYLNHKSDIRIPYPIHLEILVQILRYSIKDVSFFHLIRLFFYYYSNWNSLFPPKKWIFTFFSKRNRRIFLFLYNLYVWEYESIFLFLRNKSSQLQLKHFRVFFERIFFYEKIKHLVEVSTKNCSYTLFFFKDTFIHYVRYQGKSILVLKNTPFLINKWKYYFIYLWQCHFDIWAGLETIYINELSQYSFHFLGYFLSIPLNLSVVRSQMLQNSFLIQIVIKKLDTIVPIIPLMRSLANTKFCNVMGHPISKPVWANLSDFDILDRFLRICRNFSHYYNGSAKKKSFYQIKYILRFSCIKTLARKHKSTVRIYLKKLSSEKLLEEFFTEEDIFSLIFPRTSFTLRRFYLGRIWYLDILFRNDFVNYL, from the coding sequence ATGGAGCAATATAAAGCATATTTAGAACTCCATAGATCTCGATACCAGGACATCCTATACCCACTTTTTTTTCGGGAATCTATTTATGGACTAGCTTATCGTCATGAGTCCTTTTTTCTAGAAAATGTAGATTATAACAATAATTTTAGTTTACTAATTGTAAAACGTTTAAGTACTCGAATGTATCAACAGACTCATTTCATTCTTTTTGTTAACGATTCTAAAAAAAATACTTTTGTGGGTTATAACTATCATTTTTATTCTCAAATAATATTAGAAGGTTTTGGTATCGTCGTGGAGATTCTATTTTCTCTACAATTATTTAGCTCTTCCTTAAGGGGATTAGAAATCGTAAAATCTTATACAAATTTGCAATCAATTCATTCGATTTTTCCCTTTTTCGAAGATAAACTGATATATTTAAATCATAAGTCAGATATACGAATACCCTATCCTATCCATCTCGAAATCTTGGTTCAAATCCTTCGATATTCGATAAAAGATGTATCTTTCTTTCATTTAATAAGGTTGTTTTTTTATTACTATTCTAATTGGAATAGTCTTTTTCCTCCAAAAAAATGGATTTTTACTTTTTTTTCAAAAAGGAATCGAAGAATTTTCTTGTTCCTATATAATTTATATGTGTGGGAATATGAATCTATCTTTCTTTTTCTACGTAACAAATCCTCTCAGTTACAGTTAAAACATTTTCGCGTTTTTTTTGAGCGAATTTTTTTCTATGAAAAAATAAAACATCTTGTAGAAGTATCTACTAAGAATTGTTCATATACTTTATTCTTCTTTAAGGATACTTTCATCCATTATGTTAGATATCAAGGAAAATCAATTCTGGTTTTAAAGAATACTCCTTTTTTGATAAATAAATGGAAATACTATTTTATATATTTATGGCAATGTCATTTTGATATTTGGGCTGGACTAGAAACGATCTATATAAACGAATTATCTCAGTATTCATTTCACTTTTTAGGCTATTTTTTAAGTATTCCACTAAATCTTTCAGTAGTACGAAGTCAAATGTTGCAAAATTCATTTCTAATTCAAATTGTTATCAAAAAACTTGATACAATAGTTCCCATTATTCCTCTAATGAGATCATTGGCTAACACAAAATTTTGTAATGTAATGGGTCATCCTATTAGTAAGCCGGTTTGGGCCAATTTATCTGATTTTGATATTCTTGACCGGTTTTTGCGCATATGCAGAAATTTTTCTCATTATTACAATGGATCTGCAAAAAAAAAGAGTTTCTATCAAATAAAATATATACTTCGGTTTTCTTGTATAAAAACTTTGGCTCGTAAGCACAAAAGTACTGTGCGCATTTATTTGAAAAAATTAAGTTCAGAAAAATTATTGGAAGAATTTTTTACAGAAGAAGATATTTTTTCTTTGATTTTTCCAAGAACTTCTTTTACTTTGCGTAGGTTTTATCTAGGTCGGATTTGGTATTTGGATATTCTTTTCAGAAACGATTTCGTCAATTATTTATAA
- the psbA gene encoding photosystem II protein D1, protein MTAILERRESESLWGRFCNWITSTENRLYIGWFGVLMIPTLLTATSVFIIAFIAAPPVDIDGIREPVSGSLLYGNNIISGAIIPTSAAIGLHFYPIWEAASVDEWLYNGGPYELIVLHFLLGVACYMGREWELSFRLGMRPWIAVAYSAPVAAATAVFLIYPIGQGSFSDGMPLGISGTFNFMIVFQAEHNILMHPFHMLGVAGVFGGSLFSAMHGSLVTSSLIRETTENESANEGYRFGQEEETYNIVAAHGYFGRLIFQYASFNNSRSLHFFLAAWPVVGIWFTALGISTMAFNLNGFNFNQSVVDSQGRVINTWADIINRANLGMEVMHERNAHNFPLDLAAMEAPSVNG, encoded by the coding sequence ATGACTGCAATTTTAGAGAGACGCGAGAGCGAAAGCCTATGGGGTCGCTTCTGTAATTGGATAACCAGCACCGAAAATCGTCTTTACATTGGATGGTTTGGTGTTTTGATGATTCCTACTTTATTGACTGCAACTTCTGTATTTATTATCGCTTTTATCGCTGCCCCTCCAGTAGATATTGATGGTATTCGTGAGCCTGTTTCTGGATCTCTACTTTATGGAAACAATATCATTTCTGGTGCGATTATTCCTACTTCTGCGGCTATAGGTTTGCATTTTTATCCGATATGGGAAGCAGCTTCTGTTGATGAATGGTTATACAACGGCGGTCCTTATGAACTAATTGTTCTACACTTCTTACTTGGTGTAGCTTGCTACATGGGTCGTGAGTGGGAACTTAGTTTTCGTCTGGGTATGCGTCCTTGGATTGCTGTTGCATATTCAGCTCCTGTTGCAGCCGCTACTGCTGTTTTCTTGATCTATCCTATTGGTCAAGGAAGCTTTTCGGATGGTATGCCTCTAGGAATTTCTGGTACTTTCAATTTTATGATTGTATTTCAGGCTGAGCATAATATTCTTATGCATCCATTTCACATGTTAGGTGTAGCTGGTGTATTCGGCGGCTCCCTATTCAGTGCTATGCATGGTTCCTTGGTAACTTCTAGTTTGATCAGGGAAACCACAGAAAATGAATCCGCTAATGAAGGTTACAGATTTGGTCAAGAGGAAGAAACTTATAATATTGTAGCTGCTCATGGTTATTTTGGCCGATTGATCTTCCAATATGCAAGTTTCAACAATTCTCGTTCTTTACATTTCTTCCTAGCTGCTTGGCCTGTAGTAGGTATTTGGTTTACCGCTTTAGGTATCAGCACTATGGCTTTCAACTTAAATGGTTTTAATTTCAACCAATCCGTAGTTGATAGTCAAGGTCGTGTAATAAATACCTGGGCTGATATTATTAACCGAGCTAACCTTGGTATGGAAGTAATGCATGAACGTAATGCTCATAATTTCCCTCTAGATCTAGCTGCGATGGAAGCTCCATCTGTTAATGGATAA
- the ndhJ gene encoding NADH-plastquinone oxidoreductase subunit J has product MQGRLSSWLVKHGLIHRSLGFDYLGIETLQIKPEDWHSIAVILYVYGYNYLRSQCAYDVAPGGLLASVYHFTRIEYGINQPEEVCIKIFVSRKNPRIPSIFWVWKSADFQEKESYDMLGISYDSHPRLRRILMPENWIGWPLRKDYIAPNFYEIQDAH; this is encoded by the coding sequence ATGCAAGGTCGTTTGTCTTCTTGGCTAGTCAAACATGGACTAATTCATAGATCCTTGGGTTTCGATTACCTAGGAATAGAGACTTTACAAATAAAGCCCGAGGATTGGCATTCCATTGCTGTCATTTTATATGTATATGGTTACAATTATCTACGTTCTCAATGTGCCTATGATGTAGCACCCGGAGGACTCTTAGCTAGTGTATATCATTTTACAAGAATAGAGTATGGTATAAATCAACCCGAAGAGGTATGCATAAAAATATTTGTATCAAGAAAAAATCCCAGAATTCCTTCAATTTTTTGGGTTTGGAAAAGTGCGGATTTTCAAGAAAAGGAATCTTATGATATGTTGGGAATCTCTTATGATAGTCATCCGCGTCTAAGACGTATTTTAATGCCCGAAAATTGGATAGGATGGCCTTTGCGTAAAGATTATATCGCTCCAAATTTTTATGAAATACAAGATGCTCACTAA
- the atpE gene encoding ATP synthase CF1 epsilon subunit, translating to MTLNLCVLTPNRIVWDSEVKEIILPTNSGQIGVLPNHAPIASAVDIGILRIRLKDQWLTMALMGGFARINNNEITVLVNDAEKGSDIDPQEAQQTLEIAETNLNKAEGKRQTIEANLALRRARTRVEAINVIS from the coding sequence ATGACTTTAAATCTTTGTGTATTGACCCCCAATCGAATTGTTTGGGATTCAGAAGTGAAGGAAATCATTTTACCTACTAATAGCGGACAAATTGGAGTATTACCTAATCATGCGCCTATTGCCTCAGCTGTCGATATAGGTATTTTGAGAATACGTCTTAAAGACCAATGGTTAACAATGGCTCTGATGGGGGGGTTTGCTAGAATAAATAATAATGAGATAACTGTTTTAGTAAATGATGCGGAAAAGGGTAGTGACATTGATCCACAAGAAGCACAGCAAACTCTTGAAATAGCAGAAACTAATTTGAATAAGGCTGAAGGCAAGAGACAAACAATTGAAGCAAATCTAGCTCTTAGACGAGCTAGAACACGAGTAGAGGCTATCAATGTTATTTCATAA
- the ndhC gene encoding NADH-plastoquinone oxidoreductase subunit 3 produces MFLLYEYDIFWAFLIISSLIPILAFLISGILAPISKGPEKLSSYESGIEPIGDAWLQFRIRYYMFALIFVVFDVETVFLYPWAMSFDVLGVSVFLEAFLFVLILIVGSVYAWRKGALEWS; encoded by the coding sequence ATGTTTCTTCTTTACGAATATGATATTTTTTGGGCATTTCTAATAATATCAAGTTTGATTCCTATTTTGGCATTTCTAATTTCTGGAATTTTAGCCCCCATTAGCAAGGGACCTGAAAAACTTTCTAGTTATGAATCCGGAATAGAACCAATAGGCGATGCTTGGTTACAATTTCGAATCCGTTATTATATGTTTGCTCTCATTTTTGTTGTTTTTGATGTTGAAACGGTTTTTCTTTATCCATGGGCAATGAGTTTCGATGTATTAGGGGTATCCGTATTTTTAGAAGCTTTCTTATTCGTGCTTATCCTAATTGTTGGTTCAGTTTATGCATGGCGAAAGGGGGCATTAGAATGGTCTTAA
- the atpB gene encoding ATP synthase CF1 beta subunit, translating into MRINPTTSGPEISSIEKKNLGHIDQIIGPVLDVAFPPGQMPNIYNALVVTGRDTVGQQINVTCEVQQLLGNNRVRAVAMSATDGLKRGMEVIDTGTPLSVPVGGATLGRIFNVLGEPIDNLGPVDTRTTSPIHRSAPTFIQLDTKLSIFETGIKVVDLLAPYRRGGKIGLFGGAGVGKTVLIMELINNIAKAHGGVSVFGGVGERTREGNDLYMEMKESGVINEQNIAESKVALVYGQMNEPPGARMRVGLTALTMAEYFRDVNEQDVLLFIDNIFRFVQAGSEVSALLGRMPSAVGYQPTLSTEMGSLQERITSTKEGSITSIQAVYVPADDLTDPAPATTFAHLDATTVLSRGLAAKGIYPAVDPLDSTSTMLQPRIVGEEHYETAQRVKQTLQRYKELQDIIAILGLDELSEEDRLTVARARKIERFLSQPFFVAEVFTGSAGKYVGLVETIRGFNLILSGELDGLPEQAFYLVGNIDEATAKATNLETESNLKK; encoded by the coding sequence ATGCGAATAAATCCTACTACTTCCGGTCCTGAAATTTCTTCGATTGAAAAAAAAAATCTGGGACATATTGACCAAATAATCGGTCCGGTACTAGATGTAGCCTTTCCCCCGGGGCAGATGCCTAATATTTACAATGCTCTGGTAGTTACGGGTCGAGATACTGTTGGTCAACAAATTAATGTGACTTGTGAAGTACAGCAATTATTAGGAAATAATCGAGTTAGAGCTGTAGCTATGAGTGCTACAGATGGCCTAAAGAGAGGAATGGAAGTTATTGACACAGGAACTCCCCTAAGTGTTCCAGTAGGCGGAGCAACTCTAGGACGAATTTTCAACGTGCTTGGAGAGCCGATTGATAATTTAGGTCCTGTAGATACTCGTACAACATCTCCCATTCATAGATCTGCGCCTACCTTTATACAATTAGATACAAAATTATCTATTTTTGAAACAGGAATAAAAGTAGTAGATCTTTTAGCTCCTTATCGTCGTGGAGGAAAAATAGGACTTTTCGGTGGAGCTGGAGTGGGTAAAACAGTACTTATTATGGAATTGATCAATAACATTGCCAAAGCTCACGGAGGTGTATCTGTATTTGGCGGAGTAGGTGAGCGTACTCGCGAGGGAAATGATCTTTATATGGAAATGAAAGAATCTGGAGTAATTAATGAACAAAATATTGCAGAATCTAAAGTAGCTCTAGTATATGGTCAAATGAATGAACCACCCGGAGCTCGTATGAGAGTTGGTTTAACTGCCCTAACTATGGCGGAATATTTTCGAGATGTCAATGAGCAAGATGTACTTCTATTTATCGACAATATCTTCCGCTTCGTTCAAGCAGGATCTGAAGTATCTGCCTTATTGGGTCGAATGCCCTCTGCTGTGGGTTATCAACCCACTCTTAGTACTGAAATGGGTTCTTTACAAGAAAGAATCACTTCTACCAAAGAAGGGTCCATAACTTCTATTCAAGCAGTTTATGTACCTGCAGACGATTTAACTGACCCTGCCCCTGCTACGACATTTGCACATTTAGATGCTACTACTGTACTATCAAGAGGATTAGCCGCCAAAGGTATCTATCCAGCAGTAGATCCTTTAGATTCAACCTCAACTATGCTCCAACCTCGAATCGTTGGTGAAGAACATTATGAGACTGCGCAACGAGTTAAACAAACTTTACAACGTTACAAAGAACTTCAAGACATTATAGCTATCCTTGGCTTGGACGAATTATCCGAAGAAGATCGCTTAACCGTAGCGAGAGCACGAAAAATTGAGCGTTTCTTATCACAACCTTTTTTCGTAGCAGAAGTTTTTACCGGTTCGGCTGGAAAATATGTTGGTCTAGTAGAAACAATTAGAGGGTTTAATTTGATTCTTTCTGGAGAATTAGACGGTCTTCCTGAACAAGCCTTTTATTTGGTAGGTAATATCGATGAAGCTACTGCGAAGGCTACGAACTTAGAAACGGAGAGCAATTTGAAGAAATGA
- the rpl16 gene encoding 50S ribosomal protein L16, with the protein MLSPQRTRFRKQHRGRMKGISYRGNHICFGRYALQALEPAWITSRQIEAGRRAMSRNVRRGGQIWVRIFPDKPVTVRPTETRMGSGKGFPEYWVAVVKPGKILYEMGGVPENIARKAISIASSKMPIRTQFIISG; encoded by the exons ATGCTTAGT CCCCAAAGAACCAGATTTCGTAAACAACATAGAGGAAGAATGAAGGGAATATCCTATCGAGGTAATCATATTTGCTTCGGAAGATATGCTCTTCAGGCACTTGAGCCAGCTTGGATAACATCTAGACAAATAGAAGCGGGACGGCGGGCAATGTCAAGAAATGTTCGGCGAGGTGGACAAATATGGGTACGTATTTTTCCAGACAAACCGGTTACAGTAAGACCTACTGAAACACGTATGGGTTCAGGAAAAGGATTTCCCGAATATTGGGTAGCTGTTGTTAAACCTGGGAAAATACTTTATGAAATGGGTGGAGTACCAGAAAATATAGCAAGAAAGGCTATTTCAATAGCATCATCCAAAATGCCGATACGAACTCAATTCATTATTTCAGGATAA
- the ndhK gene encoding NADH-plastquinone oxidoreductase subunit K, giving the protein MNSIEFPLLDQTTKNSVISTTLNDFSNWSRLSSLWPLLYGTSCCFIEFASLIGSRFDFDRYGLVPRSSPRQADLILTAGTVTMKMAPSLVRLYEQMPEPKYVIAMGACTITGGMFSTDSYSTVRGVDKLIPVDVYLPGCPPKPEAIIDAITKLRKKISREIYEDPMSFQRENRCFTTNHKFHVGYSTYTGNYGQEFFYQPPSTSEISSDTFF; this is encoded by the coding sequence ATGAATTCCATTGAGTTTCCCTTACTTGATCAAACAACCAAAAATTCAGTTATTTCAACTACATTAAATGATTTTTCAAATTGGTCAAGATTATCCAGTTTATGGCCGCTTCTTTATGGTACTAGTTGTTGCTTCATTGAATTTGCTTCATTAATAGGATCACGATTTGATTTTGATCGTTATGGACTAGTACCACGATCGAGTCCTAGGCAGGCAGACCTCATTTTAACAGCGGGCACTGTAACTATGAAAATGGCCCCTTCTTTAGTTCGATTATATGAACAAATGCCCGAACCTAAATATGTTATTGCTATGGGAGCCTGTACAATTACGGGGGGGATGTTTAGTACCGATTCTTATAGTACTGTTCGAGGCGTAGATAAGCTAATTCCTGTAGATGTATATTTGCCGGGCTGTCCACCTAAACCGGAGGCCATTATAGATGCTATAACAAAACTTCGTAAGAAAATATCTCGAGAAATATATGAAGATCCAATGAGTTTTCAACGAGAGAATAGATGTTTTACCACCAACCATAAGTTTCATGTTGGATACAGTACTTATACTGGCAATTATGGTCAAGAATTTTTCTATCAACCGCCATCTACTTCAGAGATATCGTCTGACACATTTTTTTAA
- the rpl14 gene encoding 50S ribosomal protein L14, giving the protein MIQPQTHLNVADNSGARELMCIRILGASNRRYAYIGDIVVAVIKQAVPNTNLERSEVIRAVIVRTCKQLKRSNGIIIQYDDNAAVIIDQEGNPKGTRIFCAIARELRQLNFTKIVSLAPEVL; this is encoded by the coding sequence ATGATTCAACCTCAAACTCATTTGAATGTAGCGGATAACAGCGGAGCACGTGAACTGATGTGTATTCGAATCCTAGGAGCTAGTAATCGACGATATGCTTATATTGGCGACATTGTTGTTGCTGTAATCAAACAAGCAGTACCAAATACGAACTTAGAAAGATCTGAAGTGATCAGAGCTGTAATTGTACGTACTTGTAAACAACTAAAACGTAGCAACGGTATAATAATTCAGTATGATGATAATGCTGCAGTTATAATTGATCAAGAAGGAAATCCAAAAGGAACTCGAATCTTTTGCGCAATCGCCCGGGAATTGAGACAGTTAAATTTCACTAAAATAGTTTCATTAGCACCTGAGGTATTATAA